The following is a genomic window from Janibacter sp. DB-40.
GCGACGGTGTTCTCCGCGAGGCCGAGGAAGTTGTCGTGCGTCAGCTCGCAGCCCTTCGGGCGACCGGTCGTCCCCGAGGTGTAGATGATCGTCGCGAGCGAGTCGCGCTGCTGACCGGCGATCCGGGCCTCGAGGTCCTCGTCGCTGATGGTCGAGCCGGCCTCGACGAGCTGGTCGAGGTCTCCCTTGTCGATGACCCACAGCTCCTTGACGTGATCGAGGTTGCCGCGGGCCTCCGCTGCCACGCTCTCGTGGGCGGTCGTCTCGACGACGACGAAGCGCGTGCCGGAGTCCTTGACGATCCACTCGACCTGCTCGGCCGAGCTCGTCTCGTAGATCGGCACGGGGACGCCACCGGCGGCCCACGCCGCGAAGTCCAGCAGGGTCCACTCGTAGCGGGTGCGGGCCATGATGGCGAGTCGGTCGCCGGTCTCGAGCCCGGCGGCGATGAGGCCCTTCGCCAGGCCGCGCACGTCGTTGGCGAACTGTGCGGCGGTCACGTCCCGCCAGGCGCCCTGCTCCTTGACGGTGAAGGAGACTCGCTGCGGCTCCTTCGCCGCGTTCCGGCCCGGCAGGTCCGCCAGGGAGTCGGTGGGGTTGCCTTCGATGAGTCGAGGCATCGTGCTGTCGTTCACGAGTTCTCCTTCGTTCGCCGGACCGGCCGTGCCTGGGTTGCTGGGATCGACAGCGAGCCTACCGCCGAGCCGTCGGCCGGGTCAGGCGCGCGGGCGGTGACGGAGGCCATAGCGTGGGCACGGTCCCCGACCCGTTCGCTCACCCCCGCCCCCTCGTCCCCGATCGCTGCAGGAGCCCGCCATGCGCCCCAGGAGCGCACCCGTCATCGACGTCGTCGACGAGACCTTCGTGCGCGCCGAGCCGCGTGCGGTGCGGGCGGCGCTGGACGAGCCGGGCGTGCTCGACCGGCTCTGGCCGGGGTTGCAGCGTGAGGTCGCGCAGGACAGGGGGCCGAAGGGGGTGCGCTGGTGGGCTCGGGGGGAGGTCACCGGCCGCATGGAGATCTGGTTGGAGGAGGTGCCGGGCGGCACGATCGTGCACCACTTCGTCCGCGGGCAGCAGCAGTCGGGACGCCGCCGCTGGGAGCAGCAGCACCGCCGGCGGTGGAAGAACGGCGTGCACGAGATCAAGGACCGGCTCGAGGGCCGTACGCGATAGTCTCCCGCCATGGCCGACAGCACCCGCTCCAGCATCGTCGTCGACGCGCCCGCCGGGGACGTGCTCGACATCATCGCCGACCTCGAGGCCTACCCCGAGTGGATCACCGAGTTCTCGTCCGTCGAGATCCTCACCGAGGACGGGGACGGCTGGCCCGACCAGGCACGGTTCGGCCTGGACGCGGGCCCGATCAAGGACACCTACACCCTCAAGTACGTCTGGGAGGTCGGGGAGGACGGCCAGGGTGTCGCCTCGTGGAACCTCGTGGACGCCACCGTCCTGAAGGCGATGGACGGGTCCTACACCCTCGCCTCGACGCCCGACGGGGGGACCGAAGTCGTCTACGAGCTGACTGTCGACGTCAGGGTGCCGATGCTGGGCATGCTCAAGCGCAAGGCGGAGAAGGTCATCGTCGACTCGGCGCTGCGTGACCTCAAGAAGCGCGCCGAGGCCTGATCCTCCCGTGCGTGCACACCTCGTCGTCGGTGGGGGCGAGCATGCCGCCACGGTGACGGACCGCATCGCCGCAGCGACCGCCCTTCGCCCCCTCGTCCGCAGCCGGGGCTCGGACGGCCACGATCCCGTGCTCGAGGCCATCGAGCACCACCTGGACCGCCTGCTCGCCGCCCTCGACCTGCCGTCCCCCGTGGTCGCCGACCTGGTCGCCCGGTTGCTGCCCGGGGAGCTGCCGGGCCTGCTGCACCTGGCCCGATCCCTGGAGCAGGCCGCGGCCGACGGCCACGAGCTCCTCACCGAGGTCGACATCGAGGTCTCCCGCCTGCTCGACCTGCCGCAGCGGGTGGCCCGTGCCTTCGCGGCCTTCGTGCCGGTGGTCGCCCGCTGGGAGGTGCTCGTCGCCCCCGAGGGGGTCGGTGCCCTGCCCTCCCCGGAGCCCCCCGTCCTGGCCGCCCTGCGCGAGGGCGCCGACCTGCTAGATCGGCTCGACAGCGCGCTGGCCGACCCCGGGCAGACCGCCATCCACCTCGCGGCCCCGGACGGGCCGGTCGGGTCAGTCCGTCGTGCTGACGCGGAGGTGCTGCTCGCGCTCATGGGCCGCACGCTCACCGCCGTCCACCCCGTCGAGGGGCCGGGCGTGGAGCACCTGCCGGTCCCACCGAGCACGGACCTGCCGCCGGTCGAGCGCCGCGGCCGGGAGTGGTTGCTGCACATCGAGCTGCCGGGAGTGCGGGCCGCCGACCTGGACCTCGTGCGGCACGAGGACGAGCTCGTCCTGGGGTGCGCCGGGCGCACCCGCCGTCTGCTGCTGCCGTCGGTGCTGCGCCGGTGCGAGGTCGAGCGCGCCGGTGTCGCCGGGGGCGTGCTCACGCTCACCATGACCCCGGATGAGAGGGTGTGGCCCCGTGGATGAGCACTCACAACCCCACGACGTCGTCGTCCAGCTCCTGCAGGTCCTCTCGGAGGTCGACCTGGACGGGCTCGGCGAGGACCTGCGCCGCGTCGACGGGGCCACCGCCCGACGGGCGATGACCGGGGCGAGCATGCTCGCGGAGGCCCTGACGCGGGCCACCTTCGGCAGCGACACCATCGCGGACGCGCTGGGAGTCGACTTCGGTGACCCGCCCCACCACGAGCCGCGACGCTCCGCGGGTGTGCGCATCACCGTGCACGACGACGAGGCCACCACGGACCTGCACCCCGCGAGCGAGGCGTGATGAGGCGATGAGTCGGGCACCAGCGGTCGGGATCGACATCGGGGGCACCAAGATCGCGGGGGCACTCGTCGACGCCGAGGGCCGGATCACCCACCGGGAGCAGCTGCCCACGCCGCGGGAGGGGACGTCGCAGATCCTCGATGCCACCGCCGAGCTGGTCACGACGCTCGTGGCCGGAGCCGGGGGTGAGGTCTCGGGTGTCGGCATGGCCTGCGCCGGCATGGTCGACGGTCGGGCCGGCCGCCTGTGGTTCTCGCCCAACCTGCCCCTGCGCGACCTCGACGTCGCCGGCGAGGTCCGCCGGCGGACCGGCCACGACGTGGTCCTCGAGAACGACGCCAACGCCGCGGCCTGGGGCGAGTACCGCTTCGGCTCCGGCATCGACTGCGACGACATGCTGCTGGCCACCGTCGGCACCGGGGTCGGCGGTGGGTGCATCATCGACGACCGGCTCCTGCGGGGTGCCTTCGGCATCGGCGGCGAGATCGGGCACGTCACCATGGACCCCCACGGCCCGCGCTGCGGCTGCGGCAACCACGGGTGCCTCGAGGTCTACGCCTCCGGCACCGCACTGGAGCGTTACGCCCGCGAGCTCGTCTCGTCCGGCGAGGCGAAGGGGGCGGGCCTGCGCGAGCGGTGCGGCGACGCCCCCGAGGAGCTCACCGGCCAGGACGTGACCGAGCTGGCCCGGGACGGGGACGAGGGCGCGGTCGCCCTCCTCACCCGGCTCGGCACCCGCCTGGGCGAGGGTCTGGCCTCGGTGTGCGCCGTCGTCGACCCGGCCGTCGTGGTCATCGGCGGAGGGGTCGCCGACGCCGGCGACCTGCTCGTCGACCCGGCCCGGGAGGCCTTCGCCGCACACCTCATCGGCCGCGGCCACCGTCCGTCGCCGACCATCGTGGTCGCCACACTCGGCAACGACGCCGGGCTCGTCGGCGCAGCCACCCTCGCCCGGGAGATCACCACATGAGCACGCGCATCGGCATCGACATCGGCGGGACGAAGGTCTCCGGCGGGGTCCTCGACGACGACGGACGGATCCTCGTGCGCACCCGGCGCGACACCCCCGACCGTTCCAACGCCCCCCGCGTCGTCGAGGACACCATCGTCGAGGTCTTCGAGGAGCTGCTGGTGCTCGCCGAGGAGGCCGACCTCGAGCGGCCGGCCACGGTCGGTGTCGGTGCCGCCGGGTTCGTGGCCGCCGACCGGGCGACCGTGGTCTTCGCACCCCACCTGTCGTGGCGCAACGAGCCGCTGCGAGAGTCCCTCGGCAAGCGCATCGACCTGCCGATCGTCGTCGAGAACGACGCCAACGCGGCGCTGTGGGCCGAGCACCGGTTCGGCGCCGCGCGCGGGGCCACGCACGCCGTGATGATCACCCTGGGCACCGGCATCGGTGGCGCCCTCCTCGTCGGCGGCAACCTGGTCCGCGGACGCTACGGGATCGCGGGGGAGTTCGGACACATGCAGGTCGTGCCGGGTGGCCAGCGGTGCGAGTGCGGCAACCGCGGGTGCTGGGAGCAGTACTCCTCCGGCAACGCACTCGTGCGCGAGGCCCGGGGCATGGCGATGGCCAACTCCCCGATGGCGGCCGATCTCATCGCCCACGTCGGCGGCGACGTCGAGGACCTGACCGGGCCACGGATCACCGATGCGGCCAAGGAGGGGGACGCGACGGCCGTCGAGCTGCTCGCGGAGATCGGCCACTGGCTCGGCGTCGGCATCGCCGACCTCGCCGCGGCACTGGACCCGGAGGTCTTCATCGTCGGCGGGGGAGTGAGCGCTGCCGAGGACCTGCTGCTCGGACCCGCGCGCGACACCTTCGCCCGCCAGCTGGCCGGGCGGGGCTACCGACCGGCGGCACGGATCGTCACGGCCCGCTTCGGTCCCGACGCCGGGCTCATCGGCGCCGCGACGCTGGGGGCCGAGGAGGCCTGAGCGACTTCGCCCGGCCTCCGGTCAACGGTCAGACCCGGGCGCCGTCGTCGGGGTCGTAGCCGCGCCTCGTGGGCTGGCGCAGCACGATGCACGCGAAGCCCCCGAGGATCAGGGCGAAGACGAGCATCGTGGACCAGAAGCCGCCCGAGCGCGTCAGCAGCATCCACAGCAACCCGAGCGGGCCGAGGACGAGGCCGACCACGGCCCCCCAGAACAAGCGGTCACCCAGTGGGGGCAGCGGCGCCGGCGGGGGTGGCGTGTAGCCCTCCTCGTCGTCGGCGTCCCCCAGGAAGCCGTCGTCGCCGGCCATGAGCGCGTCCGCGACCGAGTTCGTCGGGTCGGTGCGCCACGGGACCGGCTCGGCGGGCGGCTCCTCGCGCGGCCGCCCGCCCCGACCGGGCATGGGGACGTCGACGTCCCCGGTGGACTGGGTCGGCCCCCGTCGTCCCGGGGGCGGGGGAGCCGGACGTCACCGGTCGACTGGCGGCGAGGCGGCGTGGCAGGCGTCTCGCTCGGCCCCTCGGGACCGGACGTGGTGCCGGTGGCCGATTCCTCCGGGGGAGTCTCGTCCCACCGGGCGACGATCGACTCGAAGATCGCGTCCACATCCCGTTCCTCGGGGTGCTGTCGCTCCGCCATCTGCTTCTTCCGCCAATCCGTGACGTCGTGGTGCGCTGCAACCAGTCTTGCACGCCCTGACGTGTCGTAGAGTTCGGTGCGATCAGAAGGAGGTGCCAGGTGTTCTATTGGATGCTCAAGATGGTCCTCGTCGGACCCGTGCTCAAGCTGTTGTTCCGACCGCGGGTCGAGGGCCTGGAGCACGTCCCCGACGAGGGCGCGGCCATCCTGGCCAGCAACCACCTGTCCTTCTCCGACTCGATCTTCCTCCCGCTCGTCCTCGACCGTCGCCTCACCTTCCTGGCCAAGGCCGACTACTTCACCGGCAAGGGCGTCAAGGGACGCCTCACCGCGGCCTTCTTCCGCGGCGCCGGCCAGCTGCCCATCGACCGCAGCGGCGGCAAGGCGAGCGAGGCCGCGCTCAACGCCGGCCTGAAGGTCCTCGAGGGCGGCGAGCTCCTGGGGCTCTACCCGGAGGGGACCCGCTCGCCCGACTCCCGCCTCTACCGCGGTCGCACCGGCGTCGCCCGCATGGCGCTCACCGCAGGCGTCCCGGTGATCCCGGTGGCCATGATCGACACCGACAAGGCCCAGCCCACCGGTCAGATCATCCCCAACATCCGGCGGATCGGGGTCAGGATCGGCCGACCGCTCGACTTCTCGCGCTACGAGGGGATGGAGGGCGACCGCTTCGTGCTGCGCTCCGTCACCGACGAGATCATGTACGAGCTGATGCAGCTGTCCCAGCAGGAGTACGTCGACATGTACGCCACGTCGATGAAGGAGCGCCTGGTCACCAGGGCCAAGCGCCGCGCCCGCGAGCTGCAGGAGGCCGCCCGACCGGGACGGGCCGCCCCGGAGCTCGAGGAGGCACTCGGCGACGACGACCCCGACGAGGTCAACCCCTGGTCGCAGGAGAGCCGGAACGGGCTCTAGCCGTGACCGTCGGACCGTGGGGCGGTGCCGCGCCGCGGCGCTACCACCCCTCACCACTCATCGACAGCGCCGGGGGGCGTGGCCTCGCGCTCTACCGCTTCCTGGCGATCATCTACGCCGGCGTCCTCGTCGTCGTCCACCGTGAGCACGTCGTCCTGTGGTGGCCGATCATCGCCTACGGCGTCCTCGCCCTGGCCTGGTCGGTCATCGCACCGCTGCTGCGACGACCCACCGTGCTCGCGATCGGCGTCGAGCTGCTCATCGCGTGCGTCGGCATCTTCCTCACCAGCGAGGTCTACGACCCCGTGTCGGTCGCCGACGGGATCTCCACCGTCCCCGGGGTGTGGGCCGCCTCCCCGGTGATGGCCGGTGCGCTGCTCGCCGGGGTGCGCGGGGGCCTGCTCGCCGCGCTCGTGATCTCGGTGGCCAACATCATCCAGGCCGTCGAGCCCAGCCAGCTGACCTACCACAACATCGTCCTGCTGCTCCTGCTCGGTGTGCTGCTCGGTCTGGCCGTGCAGCTGGCCCGGGAGAGCCAGCAGCGCCTCGAGCAGGCCATCGCAGCCAGCGAGCGACTGGCCGAGCGCGAGCGGATCGGGCGCCAGGTCCACGACGGCGTCCTGCAGGCGCTCGCCCTGATCCACCGGCGCGGCCGGGACATGGGTGGCGACGGAGTGGATCTCGCCGAGCTCGCCGCGGACCAGGAGCGGTCCCTGCGCACGATGATCTCGCGCCTCGACCCGGTCCCGCCGAGGGCCGGGACGGCCACGCCGGCGGCCGAGTGCACCGATCTCGCCGTGGCCCTGGGCCGGTTGCGGTCGGCACGCGTCGAGGTCGTCCTCCCCGCGGGCGAGGTGCGCCTGCCCACCGCGACGGCGCGGGAGGTCGAGGCGGCCGTGGTCGCCGCCCTGGACAACGTCGAGCAGCACGCCGGCGACGACGCCCGTGCCTGGGTGCTGCTGGACGCCGACGACGAGCACATCGAGGTCGTCATCCGGGACAACGGCACCGGCACCGCACCCGGACGCCTGGTCGAGGCGGCTGCGGAGGGACGGCTGGGCGCCAGCAGCTCCATCCGCGGCCGGATGGTCGACCTCGGAGGGGACGCGAGCTGGCGGTCCCCGTCCGGAGGAGGGACCACGGTGACCCTCACACTGCCGGCCGAGCACATGGCAGGCTCGTCACCATGACCGCTGCCCCGACCGCGCCGACGGTCCTCGTCGCCGACGACCACCCGCTGTGGCGCGACGCGCTCGTGCGCGACCTCGAGGAGTCCGGCTTCGTCGTCGTCGGCACGGCTTCGGACGGACCGTCGACCGTGCGGCGCACCCGTGCGACCGTGCCCGAGGTCCTCGTCCTCGACCTCAACCTGCCGCACATGCGTGGCGACGAGGTCTGCCGTGCCATCGGTGACCTCCCGACGCGGGTGCTCGTCCTCTCGGCCAGCGGCGAGGAGAAGGACGTCCTGGCGGCGGTCAAGGCCGGCGCGAGCGGGTACCTCGTCAAGTCCGCCTCCCCGGCGGAGATCCGCGACGCGGTGACCGCCACCGGGGCGGGGGAGGCCGTCTTCACCCCCGGCCTCGCCGGCCTGGTGCTCGGAGAGTTCCGCGAGATGAGCAGTCGCGCCAGGGCCGCACCGCGGGACGCGGAGGACCCGACCGAACGACCCGGCCAAGCCGGTGTCCCCGAGCTGACCGACCGTGAGGTCGAGATCCTGCGGTACGTCGCGATGGGGATGACGGCCAAGGAGATCGCCGCCGACCTCGTCCTCTCCCACCGCACGGTGCAGAACCACGTGCAGAACATCCTGGGCAAGCTCCACCTGCACAACCGCGTCGAGCTGACGCGGTTCGCGATCAGCCGGGGCCTCGACCAGCCGGATCGGGTGCCGGACGGGGCCGACCGCGAGCCGTGAGGGCTCCGCAGAGTGGACGGGTGTCCACCGCTCGGGCCGAGGTGCCTATCCTTGGATGGTGACCACTGCAGTGCCGACCTCCGCTCCGACCGACCGCTCGCTGCCCGTCGACCTCCCGGCGGCCCAGCAGCCCGAGTGGCCGGACCGCGCGGCCCTCGACGACGCGGTCGCCACTCTCGGCACGCTGCCGCCCCTCGTCTTCGCCGGCGAGTGCGACGACCTGCGCGACCGGATGGCCGCGGCCTCGGTGGGCGAGGCGTTCGTCCTCCAGGGCGGTGACTGCGCCGAGACCTTCGTCCACGCGACGGCCGACAACATCCGCGACCGCATCAAGACCGTCCTGCAGATGGCCGCCGTGCTCACCTACGGCGCCGGGATGCCGGTGGTCAAGATGGGCCGGATGGCCGGGCAGTTCGCCAAGCCGCGCAGCAAGAACACCGAGACCCGCGACGGCGTGACCCTGCCGGCCTACCGCGGTGACATGGTCAACGACTTCGCCTTCACGCAGGAGTCGCGGACCCCGGACCCGCAGCGGCTCGTGCACGGCTACCACGCGAGTGCCTCGACGCTGAACCTCGTGCGGGCCTTCACCCAGGGTGGCTTCGCCGACCTGCGGCACGTGCACGACTGGAACGTCGGCTTCGTCTCCAACGCGGCCAACCGCCGGTACGAGGGCCTGGCCCGCGAGATCGACAAGGCGATGCGCTTCATGGCGGCCTGCGGGGTCGACTTCGACGCGATGAAGACCACCGAGTTCTGGTCCGCCCACGAGGCGCTGCTGCTGGACTACGAGCGTCCGATGACCCGCGTGGACTCGCGCACCGGTGACCTCTACGACACCTCCGGCCACTTCCTGTGGGTCGGTGAGCGCACCCGCCAGCTCGACCACGCCCACCTGGACTTCGTCAGCCGGATCCGCAACCCCATCGGGATGAAGGTCTCGGACAAGGCCGACCCGGACGAGCTGCTGCGGATCATCGACCTGCTCGACCCGGAGCGCGAGCCCGGCCGCCTGACCTTCATCACCCGGATGGGCCACGACACGATCCGGGAGGCGCTGCCGCCGATCATCGAGAGGGTGCGCGACTCCGGTGCGATCGTCACCTGGATCTGCGACCCCATGCACGGCAACACCTTCGAGTCGGCCTCCGGCTTCAAGACCCGCGACTTCGAGCACGTCGTGGACGAGGTCCGCGGCTTCTTCGAGGTGCACCGGTCGCTGGGCACGGTCCCGGGCGGCCTGCACATCGAGCTCACGGGCAACGACGTCACCGAGTGCCTCGGTGGCGCCGAGCGGATCCTGGACGAGGACCTGAACAAGCGCTACGAGAGCGTGTGCGACCCGCGGCTGAACCACCAGCAGAGCTTGGAGCTGGCCTTCCTCACCGCCGAGATGCTCGGCGCCCGCTGAGGCCACCTCGCACGCGGCCTGCGCACGCCCCCTTCGCCCGTGCGGGTGGAGGGGGCGTCCTGGTGCTCAGATGACGAGGATCGTCACGGTCGAGCCCTTCTCGACGCTCTGGCCGCCCGACGGGCGCGTCGCGGTGACCTCGTCGAGGACGCCACCGAAGAACTTGTCGACCTTGACCGAGAAGCCGGCCGCCTCGAGCTTCTGCGTCGCCTGTGCCTCACTCAGGCCCTTGACCTCGGGGACGGTGACCATCTGCGGTCCCTTGGACACGGTGATCGTGACCGTGTCGCCGCGGGTGAGGGTGCCGTCTGCGGGGGACTGGCTGGCCACGGAGCCCTCGGGCACGGAGGTGGAGTAGACGTCGTCCGCGCGGGCCACCGCGAGGCCGGCCGCCTCGATCGCCGCGGCCGCGGCCGCGGCGCTGCGGCCGGTGACCGACGGGACGGTGATCGGTTCGGGGCCCTTCGAGACGACGAGGGCGACCTGCTCGTCCCGCTTGAGCTCGGTCCCGGGCTCGGGCGCCGTGGAGATGACCTCGCCCGCCGCGACCGACTCGTGCCACTGCTCGCTGGTGCCCCCGAGCGCGAGGTTGCGCTCGGCGAGGGCCGCCTCCGCGGCGTCGAGACTCTTCCCGGTGAGCTCCGGGACCTCGTAGCGCTCCGGACCCTTGGAGAAGACGACGGTGACGTCGTCCCCCTTCGCCAGCTCGGTCTCGGGCGGGGGGTTGGAGGTGATCGCCGCACCCTGGGGCACCTCCTCGCTGAAGGCGCTCTCCTCGGTGAGCCCGAGGTCGTGACCGCCCAGGGTGGTGGCCGCCTCGTCGCGCGTCTGGCCGGCGACGTCGGGCACGAGGACGGTCGCCCCGGGACCCGCGGTCACGTACCAGTAGCCGACGCCGCCGCCGAGCAGGAGCAGCACGAGCAGGGCGGCGAGCAGGCCGCGACCCCGACGTCGTGATGACGAAGGGGGTCCTCCCCGCCCGCGGCGGCCGGCACCGCGGCAGTGGCGTCGGGGGTGCGGGCGGCGCCCGTCGCGCCGAGGGCGCGCGTGCGGCTCGGGCGGGGGTGGGCCAGGGTCGCGGCTCCGGCACGGGCAGCGGCAGCGGCGGTCGAGGGGCGGCGGTCGAGCTGCTCCGGGGTCAGCTCGTCCCGGGTCGCCCGGAGGGCCTCGAGGTACTCGCCAGCGTCGCGTGGCCGCTCGTCGGGGTCACGGTGCGTCGCCAGGGCGACGAGGGCGTCCAGCGGCGCCGGCAGGTCCGGGTCCCGCTCCGAGGGTGCCGGGACCCCGCCGTGGACGTGCTGGAAGGCGATGTGGATCGGCGACTCGCCCTCGATGGCCCGGGTGCCCGTGAGCAGCTCGAAGAGGACGAGCCCGGCGGCGTAGACGTCGCTGCGGGCGTCGGCGATGCCGCGCTCGACCTGCTCGGGGGAGAGATAGGCGACCGTGCCGTAGAGGACCCCGTCATCGGCGGTCGTCGTCTGCGACGTGACGGCGCGGGCGAGCCCGAAGTCGGCGACCTTCACCTGGCCGTTGTCGGCGATGAGGATGTTCTCGGGCTTGACGTCGCGGTGGATGTACCCGGCGTCGTGGGCGACCGTCAGGCCCGTGAGGGCCGCGGCCATGATGTCGAGGGCGGCCCGCGGCGTCAGGGCACCCTCGGCGTCGACGAGCTCGCGGACGGTGCGTCCCTCGACGTACTCCATCGCGAGGAAGACCCGGCCGTCGTCCTCGCCCTGGTCGTGGACCGGGACGACGTTGGGGTGGCTCAGCCGGGCGGCGGAGCGCGCCTCGCGGCGGAACCGCGAGACGAAGGTCTGGTCCGCGGCGAGGTCGGGCCGCATGACCTTCAGGGCCACCTCCCGGTCCAGACGGGTGTCGGTGGCGAGGAGGACGGTGGCCATGCCTCCGTCGGCGAGGTGCCGCAGCACGCGGTACCGCCCGTCGACGAGCTCGCCGACGAGGGGATGGGATGCCGTGGTCACGCCCAAAGTGTAGGTTCGCCCCCTTCGCCCTCCGTCACATGCGCGTGCGCAGCGCCTTGACGTTGGCCACGTACCGCTTGGTGTCGTCGTACATGCCGTTGGCCTCGACCGAGGCGAGCCCCTGGTAGTAGCCGGCGATCGCGTCCCCGGGCGAGGAGGCCTGCTGGGTGAGGACCTTCAGCAGGAGGACTCCCGCAGTGACGTTGTCCTCGGTGTCGAGCAGGTCGAGGTCACGGCCGGCCA
Proteins encoded in this region:
- a CDS encoding SRPBCC family protein codes for the protein MADSTRSSIVVDAPAGDVLDIIADLEAYPEWITEFSSVEILTEDGDGWPDQARFGLDAGPIKDTYTLKYVWEVGEDGQGVASWNLVDATVLKAMDGSYTLASTPDGGTEVVYELTVDVRVPMLGMLKRKAEKVIVDSALRDLKKRAEA
- a CDS encoding ROK family protein; translated protein: MSRAPAVGIDIGGTKIAGALVDAEGRITHREQLPTPREGTSQILDATAELVTTLVAGAGGEVSGVGMACAGMVDGRAGRLWFSPNLPLRDLDVAGEVRRRTGHDVVLENDANAAAWGEYRFGSGIDCDDMLLATVGTGVGGGCIIDDRLLRGAFGIGGEIGHVTMDPHGPRCGCGNHGCLEVYASGTALERYARELVSSGEAKGAGLRERCGDAPEELTGQDVTELARDGDEGAVALLTRLGTRLGEGLASVCAVVDPAVVVIGGGVADAGDLLVDPAREAFAAHLIGRGHRPSPTIVVATLGNDAGLVGAATLAREITT
- a CDS encoding ROK family glucokinase, yielding MSTRIGIDIGGTKVSGGVLDDDGRILVRTRRDTPDRSNAPRVVEDTIVEVFEELLVLAEEADLERPATVGVGAAGFVAADRATVVFAPHLSWRNEPLRESLGKRIDLPIVVENDANAALWAEHRFGAARGATHAVMITLGTGIGGALLVGGNLVRGRYGIAGEFGHMQVVPGGQRCECGNRGCWEQYSSGNALVREARGMAMANSPMAADLIAHVGGDVEDLTGPRITDAAKEGDATAVELLAEIGHWLGVGIADLAAALDPEVFIVGGGVSAAEDLLLGPARDTFARQLAGRGYRPAARIVTARFGPDAGLIGAATLGAEEA
- a CDS encoding lysophospholipid acyltransferase family protein translates to MFYWMLKMVLVGPVLKLLFRPRVEGLEHVPDEGAAILASNHLSFSDSIFLPLVLDRRLTFLAKADYFTGKGVKGRLTAAFFRGAGQLPIDRSGGKASEAALNAGLKVLEGGELLGLYPEGTRSPDSRLYRGRTGVARMALTAGVPVIPVAMIDTDKAQPTGQIIPNIRRIGVRIGRPLDFSRYEGMEGDRFVLRSVTDEIMYELMQLSQQEYVDMYATSMKERLVTRAKRRARELQEAARPGRAAPELEEALGDDDPDEVNPWSQESRNGL
- a CDS encoding DUF5931 domain-containing protein, translated to MTVGPWGGAAPRRYHPSPLIDSAGGRGLALYRFLAIIYAGVLVVVHREHVVLWWPIIAYGVLALAWSVIAPLLRRPTVLAIGVELLIACVGIFLTSEVYDPVSVADGISTVPGVWAASPVMAGALLAGVRGGLLAALVISVANIIQAVEPSQLTYHNIVLLLLLGVLLGLAVQLARESQQRLEQAIAASERLAERERIGRQVHDGVLQALALIHRRGRDMGGDGVDLAELAADQERSLRTMISRLDPVPPRAGTATPAAECTDLAVALGRLRSARVEVVLPAGEVRLPTATAREVEAAVVAALDNVEQHAGDDARAWVLLDADDEHIEVVIRDNGTGTAPGRLVEAAAEGRLGASSSIRGRMVDLGGDASWRSPSGGGTTVTLTLPAEHMAGSSP
- a CDS encoding response regulator transcription factor, yielding MTAAPTAPTVLVADDHPLWRDALVRDLEESGFVVVGTASDGPSTVRRTRATVPEVLVLDLNLPHMRGDEVCRAIGDLPTRVLVLSASGEEKDVLAAVKAGASGYLVKSASPAEIRDAVTATGAGEAVFTPGLAGLVLGEFREMSSRARAAPRDAEDPTERPGQAGVPELTDREVEILRYVAMGMTAKEIAADLVLSHRTVQNHVQNILGKLHLHNRVELTRFAISRGLDQPDRVPDGADREP
- a CDS encoding 3-deoxy-7-phosphoheptulonate synthase class II, with product MTTAVPTSAPTDRSLPVDLPAAQQPEWPDRAALDDAVATLGTLPPLVFAGECDDLRDRMAAASVGEAFVLQGGDCAETFVHATADNIRDRIKTVLQMAAVLTYGAGMPVVKMGRMAGQFAKPRSKNTETRDGVTLPAYRGDMVNDFAFTQESRTPDPQRLVHGYHASASTLNLVRAFTQGGFADLRHVHDWNVGFVSNAANRRYEGLAREIDKAMRFMAACGVDFDAMKTTEFWSAHEALLLDYERPMTRVDSRTGDLYDTSGHFLWVGERTRQLDHAHLDFVSRIRNPIGMKVSDKADPDELLRIIDLLDPEREPGRLTFITRMGHDTIREALPPIIERVRDSGAIVTWICDPMHGNTFESASGFKTRDFEHVVDEVRGFFEVHRSLGTVPGGLHIELTGNDVTECLGGAERILDEDLNKRYESVCDPRLNHQQSLELAFLTAEMLGAR
- a CDS encoding Stk1 family PASTA domain-containing Ser/Thr kinase: MLLLLGGGVGYWYVTAGPGATVLVPDVAGQTRDEAATTLGGHDLGLTEESAFSEEVPQGAAITSNPPPETELAKGDDVTVVFSKGPERYEVPELTGKSLDAAEAALAERNLALGGTSEQWHESVAAGEVISTAPEPGTELKRDEQVALVVSKGPEPITVPSVTGRSAAAAAAAIEAAGLAVARADDVYSTSVPEGSVASQSPADGTLTRGDTVTITVSKGPQMVTVPEVKGLSEAQATQKLEAAGFSVKVDKFFGGVLDEVTATRPSGGQSVEKGSTVTILVI
- a CDS encoding protein kinase translates to MTTASHPLVGELVDGRYRVLRHLADGGMATVLLATDTRLDREVALKVMRPDLAADQTFVSRFRREARSAARLSHPNVVPVHDQGEDDGRVFLAMEYVEGRTVRELVDAEGALTPRAALDIMAAALTGLTVAHDAGYIHRDVKPENILIADNGQVKVADFGLARAVTSQTTTADDGVLYGTVAYLSPEQVERGIADARSDVYAAGLVLFELLTGTRAIEGESPIHIAFQHVHGGVPAPSERDPDLPAPLDALVALATHRDPDERPRDAGEYLEALRATRDELTPEQLDRRPSTAAAAARAGAATLAHPRPSRTRALGATGAARTPDATAAVPAAAGGEDPLRHHDVGVAACSPPCSCCSCSAAASATGT